In the genome of Daucus carota subsp. sativus chromosome 9, DH1 v3.0, whole genome shotgun sequence, the window TAATCATCCATTCGCATATGGACCTGCTAGAATGTTTCTACGATGTAATAGAAATTTGTCTATTTCATACCAGAATTTCATAATGGATTGTTCTAGAGCTAAAATCGGCGCAACACGAGCGCACAGTTTAATGAAAGAGATGATGGGATCATACCAAGATATCGGTGCCACTACTGCTGATTTCAAGAATTTTGCAAGGGATGTAAAAGTTCGTATTGGAGACCATGACACGGACATGCTTTTAGGCAAATTCAAGGACATGAAAGAGTCACCTAAAAAAACTTTTTACTATGATTACAAAGTAGATCGGAAGGGGCATCTTACTGGTCTTTTCTGGACCGACGCAATTGGCCAAGCTAATTATGATGTATTTGGTGACATAGTATCTTTTGACCCTACGTTTCGCACTAACAAGtaagtatatattattgttttgtttttgattcTGAACTTTCAGCATACAAATTACCTTATTAATCTATACATGTGACCACTTGTGCCAATTGGACAAAtgtaatcaaataattatttttgttatgttATCACCTGGCACATTTCAGATGTATAAACTTTTGCTTCACTGGATAACCATGCTATACTATAAATGTGTTAAGATCTTTATGTACCATAAACATTGTACTTATACCATCCCAAAATATTTATACAGTATTGTTCTTTGTTATGCTAGTTTTTCACACCAGGTCATATTTGAAATCTTATGCTGCctcattttttactttttattttcagGTACAACATGGTGTTTGTACCATTTACAGGAGTCAATAACCATTGGAAGAATGTTACATTTGCTGCCGGTCTTTTAgccaaagaaaattataaaaacttcAAATGGCTTATTCTAACATTCAAGAAAGCAATGGGTCGAGCTCCATCATGCGTTATTACAGACCAATGTCCAGCCATTAAGAAAGCATTGGATAAATGGTGGGATTCTACAAAACATCGTTTTTGTATGTGGCATATAATGAATAAGTTGCCATTGAAGGTAACATTGTCCAGTTCCATAAgatattaaatttacaaatgtCTGACAAATTAAACCATTTAGTTCTATGTGTTTGTGCTAATTACACTTGCAGGTTGGCCCTAAACTCGCTTCCAACAAAAAGTTTGTTAATAAGTTGAAAGCAGCTGTTTATTCTGACCACCTTAGTCCAACTGAATTTGAGGAATCTTGGAAAGCTGTCATCGCTGAATTTAAGCTAGAGTCTAATACCTGGTTGACTGAAATGTATGACATGCGGTCTGAATGGATTCCCGCATTTTTTTCTGATATTGAAATGGCAGGGTTACTCAGAACTACTTCAAGATCCGAAAGttctaatttcttttttcaaaacttcCATGAAAGTGGCGACACGCTAGTTGAGTTTTACTCTAGTTTTGAAAGTGCAATGGATAAGCAGCGTATGAGAAATGCGGAAGACGAGAGGAGATCTCATAAAATTTCTTTGCTTGACACAACAATGAGCATCGAGGTTGATGCATCTAAATTGTACACACTGGAACTTTTCTATTTGGTGCGAGAGGAGATTAAATCAGGATGTTGTCACACTATTATGGATGAGATGACTCGTGACGATGATTCTTCTAAATTCAGATTTAAAGATGAACTACTGAACGACCATGTTTTTGAGGTACACATTGCTATTTTCGGCTGTCTATTTTGATGTTTAGTGTTCCCTGCAGTCTTGTCaattaaattttagatattttttgctATATTTCGTAGTTATTAATTGCATTTTGTTTCTATTTGATTTAATGCTAAATTACGCTGTTGTTATAAGTCATATCCAAGTATTAGTTTTGTTTAACAATAGTGTCCTGTAAAGATTTTCCTCAGTGTTTTTCCCTATACTGATTGTAAGATGATATTGTGTGATTTTACTATACTCTGATACTTAAGTTCTGGATAATTTGCAATAGTTTTCTCAGCCATTAgactatttttaatttagatCTTCTGATTTTATAAACAACTCTAGTCACAAAGTTGTCATTACTTTATTAGTGTGCTGCTCAGTAGACCTATATTACCTTGCATTTAAGCTTATTATCAATCTTGTATTTTTTATTGTAGATAATATTTATGTTGTTCTCCACCTAGTAACAATATTAAACCTTATTGAAGCATTCAATACATTATGCTGCATAAAGAACAAAGCATTTGATTTTAACACTGTTTGATAACCTATAGCCTCATATGCAATTAAGTCTACTTTTTGCCCAGgtgatatgtttttttaatagtttaatCTAGATTATTAACATTAAAGAATTTATGTTGCAGGTTTCTGTCAGGCATAGTGATAATTATGTGACTTGCAGCTGCAATTTTTTCTTCCAAAAGGGTTATTTATGCAGGCATGCTTTCGCGGCACTTCACCAATGTCGCGTCAAGGAGATTCCTCGCGTGTTTGTTAAGCCAAGATGGACGAAAGATGCTATAAAAAATCACTCCTTCCTTGCCTCTGCAGAAGTAAGCTCTGTACGTGATAGCCATAAAAGGATGAAGCTTAAGCGGACAAGGGCCTGGTTTGAATTCAATAATTACATGAATCAAGTTGGCGAAGACGAGGACAAGCTTGATTTGGTTCTCAACGGTTTGCACTCAATTAACTCTATCCTGAATGAAAAGGATGGGCCTCCTGTTGAAACACTAAACTCCCACAGAGCAGATAAATTCATTGGCCATGTCCCCGAATCTGAAGTCTCGGTTTTGAATCCTAATGTAAGTAGGAACAAAGGTTGCGGAAGCCGTATAAAGAGTAGCCGTGAAATTTCAATGGGTTCACAAAAGAAAAGGAGGTGTAGCAACTGCAATAGACTGGAGAGCCACAATGCGCGTACTTGTCCTGAGCCAAAAAAAACATCGGTGACACAGAACATTGAGTGAAGAAGATGTTACATTTCTTACTACGTCTTGAACCATTATGCAAGTTTAGACTTTTAGTCTTTCATTCCATGTTTATTGTATCTTCTGAACACAACTAGTTATCCAAATCAACTGATCATTATTTGGATTCTGTACTTGGTAGATACATAATTCATTATCCCTTGTTTTGGCTCTTTTGATTTATGTCTTAATTATTTAAGAAGAGTATATACGATAGTTCCCCTGCAGGCAATAGGCGATTGACTTGGAAGGAATGACTGTTATCGTTTCTAAAGAATCACGGTAGAGTTTGTGTGTGTTACAGGTTGAGGTGCTACGTTATTACAAGTAGATTGTGTTATTTCTTGCAAAGATGCactaatatgtgtgaaattttCATTGCCTGAGGGGGTGTATCTTTACTAGATGAGTTATATATATGAATGCAGTTTAGCAGGTTGCTTGAACAAGCACTTTGTAACACTAGGTCCCTAAATTGATGAACCACCAGACATATTACATGAGGTGATGCTGTAAGTGATTGCAGACTGCTGTTAGATATATAATGTATGATCTGTACTTGgtgaaattttattttcctCTTTTAATGTAATAGTATCTTGTTTGAGTCTATATATCATTGTTTTCTTCATATTATTGTGTTTCTGTATTTATTTTACAGTGATAACCTAACTTTTTTAAGTTGCCCTTCACTAGCCAAAAAAAGCTAAAAAAGTGCCGCAGATTTTAGCAAAATTTGTTAGGTTCCTTTTGTTCTCAACAATATTTCTTAAACCTGCTTCGTAGCAAACATCTCATTTGAAGAAAAAGTACTTGATGAACGTCACAAACAGTTAACCAAACATTCTGCATTAATAATCATAATCAATCTTTATAATCCAAACGAAAGCTCCAAAAgagttaaaataaaatgaataactACTGAATTTCATTTTTACGCCAAGTAGGGATAACTTGTTAAAGCTTTCCACCATCGATACTTATTCTACCACCGTCTTCCCTTTAGCCATCGCAGATGCACTGTCTCTAACAAAATCCTTGTATCTATTGCATTCCCATGTTAGCAACTTGTGACAATATATAACTCTTAGTTTTCTCAGCAAGCTTTTTTGGTTATCCTGCATCATAAGTTAATAGGTCATTTGCACCGATTAGTAACCTCACCAGAAAATTATTCCACTAATACAAACCTAAATGAAATTAGCTTACATTTTCGGTCCTTAATCCCGCTCGCCAAGTGGACAGATTGCCCATATATGTCTCCATGTGACGCATAACAAATACCCCACAATCAACGGAGTTGTCTTTAGTCTGCCAGCCAACTCTTACAACTCTCGGATTTAACGAAATTATCTCTTTACCCTTCGGCAAATTGTATACCGATATCCATTCACAAAAACAATCATGCTGGTACAGGACAATTTTCACCAAAGTCaggtaattttaaaatttaaaattcatataagaATTTATCCTTACGTACCAGACGGAATGGCAAATCACCATACAACTCTTCAATACCATAAAATGGCACCCTGTTGTCAATTATCTCCCATGTTGGTTTCTTCATGTTGTAGCAGATAATATAATGGTGCGCAGCTTGAATAATCGGGAACACAAACTACATATTTGCAATAGTTAACACATAGCACTCTATAACAAgattataaattgaaaaaaaaattacataccATATCAAAGTCTGGTACATTATACACCCTATCGTGTACTCTGTTTACCAATTCCAGGACAACATCCATGTTATCATCGAAGACCGCATAACGTTTAATTTTCTCATGTATATCTCCTTCAGCCACTGACATATTCATAGGCCCGTACTGCAATGAATTAAAGTCTAATTTAGCACATGCAGTGCCCATTTAATCAGTTTATTATTTATGAAGGTGGAAAGAAATATATAATGCATCAAAGACTTACACTCGTCTCAGTATTCAAGAATAGTCTTAACGGTGAAGAATCAGATCTCAATATCTCATTCTCATTCAGCATACAAGTCCAAGCATCAATTAAAGTGCTCTCCACCAATTTTGTATCATGCAGTGACTGGAAATGTGCTTTTGTGCACATTCTTGTGTTCCATTCAAATAATATATCCCTACAAccacatttttttaaataattaagacaCATATATAGtagtaatttattaaaaaaaattatgtatccCATACAAAAATAATTGACTACTACTTACTTTTTGTTTCGTTTATTAGAGAACAGCCAATTCCACACATTTTTCTCCTCTAAAGTAGGTGTGTGAGCTACTACATCGACCACTCTGCTAACAAACGGAGACCGGCAAATCTCTGTTGTCCTAACTGCTCGTCGTTGTCTTTGTATTAAAGCATTATCATCCCCTGGACAAAGCACATCATGTCGATCGGCCACGGTTAGGGAATACAACCCACCACTTGCAGCACGCATTCCACCTTCCCCTTCCAATTCAGCACAAAGATTTCTAGGAGTCATCTGTGTCAGCCCCAATGAAAAGCTTGGTGCAAATTCAGACTCCTTTCGATCGGCTACTTTATCGCCATGTTCCCCGTCCCCACTTCCCATGAAAAACTTCTTTGAAATTGGACTCGTGTCTTCAAATAACTTAAAAAAGAAACCGAACTCTTTTTTCAAACCAGCAATAATAGGATTATCCGGGTACAACAAGCCAGCCACCACATAGTTATTCAAGCATTTTTCATAATTGTGTCTCAACTCCACTAGATTTTTGGTGAACTCTTGGGCATAATTCTGTCAtgtaaaaatttgtaaaaaaaaatagcaaACAAGGTTCATAACAAATTCACTAATagcaaactaaaaaaaaaataatatctgaaTAGTATGTACTTACCTCATCTGCAAAGTGTTTATCTATCAACTCATCCATATTAGTTTGTGTACCCTCCACAGTGTCCccttttatataattgttctGCACACGAATAAATAGAGataatagaaacattatttTCCCAGAACACAATCGTAAAACAAATCCCGCTAGTGttagttaatttattttaaaaaaacactttATTTTACTGCAACAAATTTTGTTTATCTATTTCCTAAGTAATATTTATGCTCCATTGACTTAAATCTAATACTAAGAATATTATTGCAGGATGTATCACACAAACTATTGCAGGCTAATATCCAAGTTTTTTTCTCACCTTGTTAGGCAGAGCCCTTGATTGATTGGTGACACTATTATCCAAGTGGGAGTCATCTGCCACTTTAACAATTTCACGCTTACATAATGCAGCCCCCTGCAGAAGTTTTTCTTATCAAGCTTTTAAAGTAATATGCAGTCGCTTTGTCTTAATAATTTCACAAAGTAGTGTAAGAAAATATTATGCTTTACCATGTTTTCATCTTCAGGCATTACGGTTGAAACACTATGCATGGTGTGCAAGTTGGAGTCGTTTGTCACTCCAATAGTTTCACGCTTTTCATTGCGGTTCTGcatggaaaatattttcatcaTATACATAACACTGCGCTGCACAATGGAAATTTTATTGTCGCCCTGTTGTAACTCCTACAGACTAAAACTTAATGTCGAAGAATTATTGTGTTACTTACTATATCATTCATATCCATCTCTACTGCCATTTCCTCTTCAGCTATATGACCATAATTTTCCTCATCCATCTGCAAAGAGTCCTCCACAATCATGTCATTCACATCCTCTCCGTCCCCGTCAATGTTAACCTATAATGATGTAGAAACAGTTAGTCATCATATGCAACTGGTAACAACCTATCAGCGATGGATTATAGTAAACTCACAATGCTTTCTAAATACTCATGTTCTGTGCCGTTGTTCAAATCTTGTCCTGTACCATTTGTCACTATATTCTGCAATGCCGCTTGTTTATTTATCCCTTTAGCTTCCTGCAATATTTTTTTGGTACCATCAAATCCCCGTGCTTATAAAGGCAgtatataatttgtataattaGTGTCTTAACGTCTTATACCTGTTCACCAGAGTCCAGCTCAACCAACTGACCAACTCCAAAACACCCTTGCTTCTCTTCATATTTCTGTCTTTCACGCAGTAACATGTCAGACCAAGCCCGAAATGCTGGAACCGAGGGACTTACGTACACAGTATACTTGTTCCGGACTTTGCTCACGTAAAGATACTGCAAGGTAACATGGAAGAAAACTATGTGTTAAcaataaagcttacaatatacTAGGTGGAGAACAACCCAAAAAAAAGTACGGAACTAAGTCTTACAATAAGAAACGCCAAAGCTCCTTTAAAGTTTCGCGTCCTATTAGCAGCCCAGAAAGCGTGTGTCTTTTTCAGCTTGTCAATTAATAGCTGACACCAGTTATATTCTCCACAATTGTCTATATCCATTTTCACGTTCAGTACATCTCGAACTAGATATTGGTTCTGATTACACTcaataaagaaattataaaagaGCACCAGAAAATTCAACTTAAATTGTTTGTCATCCAACCGACTTGCAAGAATCTTGTCCTTCACCATGCGTGGTTTTATTTTGCATCGTTTACATTCTGGAAATTGGTCACTCCATTCGGACATTAAACTACTATTATCACTGAATATAATCTCCTTATCCCCTCGTGGAAGGCCAATCACTTTTTCAACCATTTTGTCGTCTATCTGTATACTACCTGCTCTTAATTCCAGGGAGCATTTCTTTGAATCAAATGCATTCACTACATTGTATCCTAGACGATGTGTGTAGCATAGCATACGAAAATTAAGTAACTCTGCAAAACCGGTTACTCTTACCCACTGTCTCTGATTATCGGATAATCCTGCAATTACTTGAGACATTATGGAAGGTGAAATTTTCTTCT includes:
- the LOC108202071 gene encoding protein FAR-RED IMPAIRED RESPONSE 1-like, whose amino-acid sequence is MAPVYLLLPVIAPYENSSSFVLCNRVAFVPLSSYLLGCFLLHELAMTSQEDASGSQFVPHVESSESEKSSHVSHNESSESDDDSEEDVEQHINSEEFDAVCHVAPSGEKFWTPKCDDSKRPRVNQHFPTIEDAFLFYKEYGRSCGFDVRKSSKKPNSRGNLYAKHIQCSHGGGPGKKSVMVFDDAGVEGSRRRTTSQRCYCKAKIIMKPAGVRGFVIMSFVEEHNHPFAYGPARMFLRCNRNLSISYQNFIMDCSRAKIGATRAHSLMKEMMGSYQDIGATTADFKNFARDVKVRIGDHDTDMLLGKFKDMKESPKKTFYYDYKVDRKGHLTGLFWTDAIGQANYDVFGDIVSFDPTFRTNKYNMVFVPFTGVNNHWKNVTFAAGLLAKENYKNFKWLILTFKKAMGRAPSCVITDQCPAIKKALDKWWDSTKHRFCMWHIMNKLPLKVGPKLASNKKFVNKLKAAVYSDHLSPTEFEESWKAVIAEFKLESNTWLTEMYDMRSEWIPAFFSDIEMAGLLRTTSRSESSNFFFQNFHESGDTLVEFYSSFESAMDKQRMRNAEDERRSHKISLLDTTMSIEVDASKLYTLELFYLVREEIKSGCCHTIMDEMTRDDDSSKFRFKDELLNDHVFEVSVRHSDNYVTCSCNFFFQKGYLCRHAFAALHQCRVKEIPRVFVKPRWTKDAIKNHSFLASAEVSSVRDSHKRMKLKRTRAWFEFNNYMNQVGEDEDKLDLVLNGLHSINSILNEKDGPPVETLNSHRADKFIGHVPESEVSVLNPNVSRNKGCGSRIKSSREISMGSQKKRRCSNCNRLESHNARTCPEPKKTSVTQNIE